The Candidatus Nitrosymbiomonas proteolyticus genome has a segment encoding these proteins:
- a CDS encoding aspartate-semialdehyde dehydrogenase, with protein sequence MTFRGGDVVVSAVDESQFEGVDIALFSAGSEPSKVWGPIAVSAGAVVVDNSSAFRMDPEVPLVVPEINFDSIRPQDKLIANPNCTAIILMMAVFPLTRLGKVRRLVVSTYQSASGAGIAAVRELENQTRALLEGRPPAPEVFPHPIAFNVFSHNSAVDVDGWNGEERKVVQECRKILGNPDLAINVTCVRVPVRRAHTESITIEFEDRAPSEDQVRSALSEFPGVRVVDDRANNRFPMPSEAEGGDDVLVGRIRTDVSHPSAISLLACGDQLRKGAALNAVQIAERVMA encoded by the coding sequence ATGACGTTCCGAGGCGGCGATGTCGTCGTCTCGGCCGTCGACGAGTCCCAATTTGAAGGTGTGGATATTGCTCTGTTTTCGGCAGGAAGCGAACCCAGCAAGGTTTGGGGGCCCATTGCCGTTTCGGCCGGGGCGGTTGTGGTCGACAATTCGAGCGCTTTTCGCATGGACCCTGAAGTTCCGCTTGTCGTGCCTGAGATCAACTTCGACTCCATTCGACCGCAGGACAAACTCATCGCTAATCCCAACTGTACCGCGATCATCCTCATGATGGCGGTCTTCCCGCTGACCCGACTGGGGAAGGTGAGGCGTTTGGTCGTCAGCACTTACCAGAGCGCGAGCGGCGCGGGGATCGCCGCGGTTCGTGAACTAGAGAATCAGACTCGCGCCTTGCTCGAGGGGCGTCCGCCCGCGCCTGAGGTCTTCCCCCATCCGATCGCATTCAACGTCTTCAGTCACAACAGCGCCGTCGACGTGGACGGCTGGAACGGCGAAGAGCGCAAGGTGGTCCAGGAGTGCAGGAAGATTCTCGGGAACCCTGATCTTGCAATCAACGTCACGTGCGTTCGAGTTCCTGTACGCCGAGCCCACACTGAGAGCATCACCATCGAGTTTGAGGACCGGGCTCCCTCGGAAGATCAAGTTCGTAGTGCGCTGAGCGAGTTTCCCGGAGTGAGGGTGGTCGATGACCGGGCGAACAACCGATTCCCCATGCCCTCGGAGGCCGAAGGCGGCGACGATGTCTTGGTGGGGCGAATCCGCACGGATGTCTCGCACCCCTCGGCGATCAGCTTACTGGCATGCGGGGATCAACTGCGGAAAGGCGCAGCCCTCAACGCCGTGCAGATCGCAGAACGAGTTATGGCCTGA
- a CDS encoding portal protein → MYMILVGGGNVGFHLAKRLLAAGHELLMLEKNPEHAQRLAGLLGSENVMEGDGCEMLTQRDAGFNRADVVIAVTGEDEDNMVVCQMAKVVWSVDRVLARVNDPAHVDVFKRVGIDETVSATDIIYSLLEQQIMPDFVMPVGALGRGDFEVVEAELSSRSPVVGKAVRELILPPQTNLVWILRGEDGIGVSGDTTLMEGDIVVALVPRSHEADLRDLFSTATRV, encoded by the coding sequence ATGTACATGATTCTTGTCGGCGGCGGAAACGTGGGATTCCATCTGGCGAAGAGGCTCCTCGCTGCAGGCCACGAGCTCCTGATGCTCGAGAAGAATCCCGAGCACGCGCAGCGCCTCGCGGGGCTGCTGGGCTCGGAAAACGTGATGGAAGGCGACGGCTGCGAGATGCTCACGCAAAGGGACGCCGGGTTCAACCGCGCGGACGTGGTCATTGCCGTGACGGGAGAAGACGAGGACAACATGGTCGTCTGCCAGATGGCCAAAGTAGTGTGGAGCGTCGATCGAGTTCTTGCGCGCGTGAACGACCCTGCCCACGTCGATGTGTTCAAGCGGGTTGGGATCGACGAGACGGTTTCGGCGACCGACATCATCTACAGCCTCTTGGAGCAGCAGATCATGCCGGATTTCGTGATGCCGGTGGGAGCTCTGGGCCGAGGCGATTTCGAAGTCGTCGAGGCGGAGCTAAGTTCTCGCTCGCCGGTGGTCGGCAAGGCGGTTCGGGAGTTGATCCTTCCCCCTCAAACCAACCTCGTGTGGATTCTTCGGGGCGAAGACGGGATCGGGGTCAGCGGCGACACCACGCTCATGGAGGGCGACATCGTCGTAGCTCTCGTGCCCAGATCCCACGAGGCCGACCTTAGAGACCTCTTCTCGACAGCTACAAGGGTCTAG
- a CDS encoding K+ transport system, NAD-binding component — MRVVIFGCGRTGASLALMLTARGHSVTIIEQNRRALRRLGKDHNCEIVFGSGLEDDILEKAQVRDAECFFALTRGDNTNLMSAQIVRLKFNCPKVCIKVADPLRAEAYRKLGFFCITPSALTSGMMRDWLISEPYGTIDNYNLLPEELRI; from the coding sequence ATGAGAGTCGTCATTTTCGGCTGCGGCCGTACGGGCGCTAGCCTTGCCCTCATGTTGACCGCACGGGGCCATTCCGTAACCATCATCGAGCAGAATCGGCGCGCGCTGCGCAGACTTGGAAAGGACCACAACTGCGAGATCGTCTTTGGAAGCGGCCTCGAGGACGACATCCTCGAAAAAGCCCAGGTCCGAGACGCAGAGTGCTTCTTCGCGCTGACCCGAGGCGACAACACCAACCTTATGTCCGCACAGATCGTCCGTCTGAAGTTCAACTGCCCCAAGGTCTGCATCAAGGTCGCTGATCCGCTCCGGGCGGAGGCGTATAGGAAGCTCGGGTTCTTTTGCATCACTCCCAGCGCCCTTACCTCCGGCATGATGCGCGACTGGCTGATATCCGAGCCTTACGGCACCATCGACAACTACAACCTTCTTCCCGAGGAGCTTCGCATCTAG
- a CDS encoding uridylyltransferase, giving the protein MKTQLEDRVRSVGDRRASLLTTIFDDPAGLSWCRRHSDLADEVVRNVVESVLEANPNLPPLSIVAVGGYGRRELAPFSDVDLTLIPGDDASPELDAAVKELYRLLHTAFGTWVKLDVSYSYHLINDAPSLDGKTLTSMLDARLVAGSPTPFKLFDQALRADFAVGDFLIDKISERQRAYLKFHDTPYFVQPNLKEGAGGLRCFQCANWIREAIGVQPLAPTPAYEQVARMRNLLHASAGRPADRLTYPQQAAIADRLGIDPKAMMSGLLESMDANYHALTFALRDLREARYRVSRGVMVLRGEARIDGNATASDAAYGIALATQLGLTVEDVESAGSREVDGPTVLNAIATGESTLRNMDRCGLLGELLPELTACRTLMPDDPTHEFTVYEHSLRVVRNLDALQPGPFLGDLVTSISHKGALYLAALLHDAGKLRKGRPHSETGEEIVREVADRWRLASNQTELIAWLVREHLTLARFIRMRDVMQASTAIDCAKVVRDRERLDLLALLTFADVSAVSSTAWTPAQESFLQALHRATSAVLESEEPPATDTTTHRRRLRKELRATEYDESEIARFVDSLPAEYVLSTPPDLVKLHLTYAKKALQGKPTVEFVHSPALHLTDITVCATDREGLLSRLLGVLYAWDVTVHGLRIGTTRDEKPVILDVFSASFGNQALPQATCQQLDRDLRGAISGELDVDELLRARGLDPTRKQERFTYTYIEGLPGILEVQAPGGRGMPFRMANLISSMGWNILAARFAQWAGRGAAAFYLAGKCDRPLASEEVERALDKGIVRDAV; this is encoded by the coding sequence ATGAAGACGCAACTGGAGGATCGGGTACGAAGCGTCGGCGATAGGCGAGCGTCGCTTCTCACTACGATCTTCGATGACCCAGCCGGACTGAGTTGGTGCAGGCGACACTCCGACCTGGCCGACGAGGTGGTTCGGAATGTCGTCGAATCCGTCCTGGAAGCGAACCCCAACCTACCCCCCCTCTCCATCGTCGCGGTCGGTGGATACGGCAGGCGAGAGCTTGCCCCATTTTCCGACGTCGATCTCACCCTCATCCCTGGCGACGACGCAAGTCCCGAACTCGACGCCGCGGTCAAGGAGCTTTATCGGCTCCTGCACACCGCCTTCGGGACGTGGGTCAAGCTGGACGTCTCCTATTCGTATCACCTGATCAACGACGCCCCCAGCCTCGACGGCAAGACCCTGACCTCCATGCTCGACGCTCGCTTGGTTGCGGGTTCCCCAACGCCCTTCAAGCTTTTCGACCAAGCGCTCAGGGCCGACTTTGCGGTCGGCGACTTCCTGATCGACAAGATCAGCGAGCGGCAACGGGCTTACCTGAAGTTTCACGACACCCCCTATTTCGTCCAGCCGAACCTGAAGGAAGGAGCGGGCGGGCTGCGATGCTTCCAGTGCGCGAATTGGATTCGCGAAGCGATCGGCGTGCAACCGCTGGCTCCGACGCCCGCCTATGAACAGGTCGCTCGCATGAGGAACCTGCTCCACGCCTCAGCGGGCAGGCCGGCCGACCGGCTCACCTACCCCCAGCAGGCCGCCATAGCAGATCGGCTGGGGATCGACCCCAAAGCGATGATGTCGGGACTCTTGGAGTCGATGGACGCCAACTATCACGCCCTTACCTTCGCTCTGCGAGACCTTCGGGAGGCTAGGTATCGGGTTTCGCGAGGGGTCATGGTGCTCCGAGGAGAGGCGAGAATCGACGGGAACGCCACTGCGAGCGACGCGGCGTATGGGATTGCTCTCGCCACGCAATTGGGTCTGACAGTGGAGGACGTCGAATCAGCGGGTTCGAGGGAGGTGGATGGGCCAACCGTCCTCAATGCGATCGCGACGGGCGAATCCACTTTGCGCAACATGGACCGGTGCGGATTGCTTGGAGAGTTGCTCCCGGAGCTAACCGCCTGCCGAACCCTCATGCCCGACGATCCCACGCACGAATTCACGGTGTACGAGCATTCGCTCCGCGTGGTGCGAAACTTGGACGCGTTGCAACCCGGACCTTTCCTAGGCGACCTAGTGACTTCGATCAGCCACAAAGGCGCGCTCTACCTCGCCGCTCTTTTGCACGACGCTGGCAAGCTGAGAAAGGGCAGGCCCCACAGCGAAACCGGGGAAGAAATCGTCCGCGAGGTCGCGGACCGGTGGCGACTGGCCTCGAATCAGACGGAACTGATCGCTTGGCTTGTACGGGAGCACTTGACCCTTGCGAGGTTCATCCGAATGCGCGATGTGATGCAGGCGTCGACAGCGATCGATTGCGCCAAGGTGGTCCGAGACAGGGAGCGGCTCGATTTGCTAGCCCTCCTAACTTTTGCCGACGTTTCCGCCGTTTCGTCGACGGCTTGGACACCCGCACAAGAGAGCTTTCTTCAGGCCCTTCACAGAGCGACGAGCGCCGTACTGGAGAGCGAGGAACCTCCTGCGACCGACACAACAACCCACCGAAGACGACTGAGGAAGGAGTTGAGGGCGACCGAATACGACGAATCCGAGATCGCCAGGTTCGTCGATAGCTTGCCAGCCGAATACGTCCTCTCCACACCTCCGGACCTTGTCAAGCTGCACCTGACCTATGCCAAAAAGGCTCTTCAAGGCAAACCCACGGTAGAGTTCGTCCATTCCCCGGCCCTCCACCTCACGGACATCACCGTTTGCGCGACCGACCGCGAAGGTCTTCTGAGTAGGCTTTTGGGAGTCCTCTACGCCTGGGATGTGACGGTGCACGGTCTGCGCATCGGCACGACTCGAGACGAGAAGCCCGTGATTCTCGACGTGTTTTCGGCGAGTTTCGGGAACCAGGCGCTTCCTCAAGCCACCTGCCAACAGCTCGATCGGGATTTGCGCGGCGCAATCAGCGGCGAGCTGGACGTCGATGAGCTTCTGCGAGCCAGAGGCCTCGACCCGACTCGAAAGCAGGAGAGGTTCACTTACACGTACATCGAAGGGCTTCCGGGAATCCTTGAGGTGCAGGCGCCGGGAGGTCGCGGCATGCCGTTTCGGATGGCCAACCTCATCTCGTCGATGGGGTGGAACATTCTCGCGGCTCGCTTCGCTCAATGGGCGGGACGAGGCGCGGCTGCGTTCTATTTGGCAGGCAAGTGCGATCGGCCGCTCGCATCGGAGGAGGTCGAAAGGGCTCTCGACAAAGGTATAGTCAGAGACGCTGTATGA
- a CDS encoding RNA polymerase sigma factor, sigma-70 family: protein MLEVRLTATSKADAIADELQWVSRCREGDETALSHLIARHRNRLIRTASNLLRDRHEAEDVSQEAFLKAFREIRRLRDDRAFSGFLYRICVRLCMDRLRVKRPEPAEFDSVQDHEGGAVESRVVIEKILGQLPPDLRATLVLREIEQFSYEEVAEVMGVPIGTVRSRLHTARERFRKLWIEAMAE from the coding sequence ATGCTTGAAGTCCGACTGACTGCAACCTCGAAGGCCGATGCCATTGCTGACGAATTGCAGTGGGTGTCCAGGTGCCGCGAGGGGGACGAGACCGCGTTGTCCCACCTTATCGCGCGGCATCGGAATCGACTGATTCGGACGGCGTCCAACCTCCTCCGAGATCGCCATGAGGCGGAGGACGTTTCGCAGGAGGCGTTCCTCAAGGCATTTCGGGAGATTCGGCGACTCCGCGACGACCGCGCGTTTTCGGGCTTTTTGTATAGAATTTGCGTTCGCCTTTGCATGGATCGCTTGCGCGTCAAGCGTCCCGAACCCGCTGAGTTTGATTCTGTGCAAGATCACGAGGGTGGAGCTGTAGAAAGCCGCGTCGTGATCGAGAAGATATTAGGCCAATTGCCGCCCGACCTCCGCGCCACGCTCGTTCTTCGAGAGATTGAGCAGTTCAGCTATGAAGAGGTCGCCGAAGTCATGGGCGTACCCATTGGAACGGTTCGATCGAGGTTGCACACCGCTCGCGAACGGTTTCGGAAACTCTGGATCGAGGCGATGGCCGAATGA
- a CDS encoding glycogen debranching protein, whose product MRYVFNRDRCQNVEYSSRREWLLTNGIGGYAMGTVSGINTRRYHGHLVAATRPPTERTLLLANLEASAASGGAQVWLSANQYPGAVFPDGYRYLEWFSAGRSIRWHYLSGSVAIEKSLSMMQGKNAICANYRNAGESSVLLIVRPLIALRSYHGTFNETPRFPNSVGFPPGLTRIEHSGTVLSLAHPGAQCVPVQGWYYRFEHAREIERGLEPRDDLYCPCELRFDLESGAVASISAAEGDPVAPWFPDWNDQDENLEFGDHLEEMAGPFLVKSESRLTIVAGYPWFTDWGRDAMISVPGICLCSGRVQEAREILEGFSSEMHQGLIPNRFMEQGSPEFNTADATLWFFQAVYETLRSEWDAEFAVRMFDVLRESLDWHLRGTLFGIRTDPEDGLLTQGEAGYQLTWMDVKIGDWVVTPRHGKPVEVNGLWVNALRILEWLAERLGHGGRSYAEAAERAEQAFERKFWVAGRGHYYDTVDPYDATLRPNQLIAMSLPFGPAKGDRAKAALDVVTAELLTAVGLRTLGPNEPGYRGRFDGPLTNMDAAYHQGTVWPWLLGPYVTALLKLTGDTEQAERVLLRSQGMLVEYGIGGIAELYDGDPPHRPNGCPFQAWSVGEILRAWRLIHPRSEETK is encoded by the coding sequence ATGCGCTACGTTTTCAACCGCGATCGCTGCCAAAACGTCGAGTACTCGTCGCGCCGTGAGTGGCTCCTCACCAACGGGATCGGAGGCTACGCGATGGGGACCGTAAGCGGAATCAACACCCGTCGGTACCACGGCCACCTCGTCGCCGCCACAAGGCCTCCGACCGAGAGAACCCTGCTTTTGGCGAATCTGGAAGCGAGTGCGGCGAGCGGGGGCGCGCAAGTGTGGCTTTCGGCCAACCAGTACCCAGGGGCGGTATTCCCGGATGGGTACAGGTATCTGGAGTGGTTCTCTGCAGGGAGGTCGATTCGTTGGCACTATCTCAGCGGTTCGGTCGCCATCGAAAAGTCCCTCTCGATGATGCAAGGCAAGAACGCAATCTGCGCGAACTACCGGAACGCGGGGGAATCCTCCGTCCTATTGATCGTTCGGCCGCTGATCGCGCTCAGATCGTATCACGGAACCTTCAACGAAACCCCTCGCTTTCCCAATTCTGTTGGGTTCCCGCCAGGGCTGACCCGCATCGAGCACAGCGGCACCGTCCTTTCGCTGGCCCATCCAGGGGCTCAATGCGTGCCCGTACAGGGCTGGTACTACCGCTTCGAGCACGCCCGCGAAATCGAGCGCGGACTGGAGCCTCGCGACGATCTCTACTGCCCTTGCGAACTGCGTTTCGACCTCGAGTCGGGAGCGGTCGCGTCGATTTCTGCGGCGGAAGGAGACCCGGTCGCGCCGTGGTTTCCCGACTGGAACGATCAAGACGAAAACCTGGAATTCGGTGACCATTTGGAAGAGATGGCGGGGCCGTTCTTGGTGAAATCTGAGTCGCGCCTGACGATCGTTGCGGGGTATCCGTGGTTCACGGACTGGGGCAGAGACGCAATGATTAGCGTGCCGGGAATCTGCCTTTGCAGCGGCAGGGTGCAGGAGGCGCGCGAGATTCTCGAAGGCTTCTCGTCGGAGATGCATCAGGGCCTGATTCCCAACCGCTTCATGGAACAGGGCAGCCCCGAATTCAACACCGCTGACGCGACGCTTTGGTTCTTTCAAGCAGTCTACGAGACCCTGCGATCCGAGTGGGACGCCGAGTTCGCCGTGCGAATGTTCGACGTTTTGAGAGAGTCGCTGGATTGGCATCTGCGAGGCACGCTGTTTGGAATTCGGACCGACCCGGAGGACGGCCTTCTGACTCAGGGTGAGGCTGGTTACCAGTTGACTTGGATGGACGTCAAGATCGGCGACTGGGTGGTGACGCCCCGGCATGGGAAGCCCGTCGAGGTCAATGGGCTCTGGGTCAACGCCTTGCGAATCCTCGAATGGCTCGCCGAGAGGCTGGGACACGGGGGCCGCTCCTATGCCGAGGCAGCGGAGAGAGCGGAACAGGCGTTCGAGCGGAAGTTCTGGGTTGCGGGCCGGGGCCACTATTACGACACCGTCGACCCTTACGATGCCACTTTGCGACCAAATCAACTGATCGCCATGTCGCTTCCGTTCGGACCCGCCAAGGGAGATCGGGCGAAGGCCGCGCTCGATGTCGTCACCGCTGAGTTGTTGACGGCAGTTGGGCTGCGCACCCTCGGTCCCAATGAGCCCGGTTACCGGGGCCGATTCGACGGGCCGCTTACCAACATGGACGCCGCGTATCACCAGGGAACCGTCTGGCCCTGGCTCTTGGGTCCTTACGTGACCGCCCTTCTGAAGCTGACTGGGGACACCGAGCAAGCCGAGCGGGTCCTGTTGCGCTCGCAAGGGATGTTGGTCGAATACGGAATCGGAGGCATCGCCGAACTCTATGACGGCGACCCGCCCCATCGCCCGAACGGGTGTCCGTTTCAGGCATGGAGCGTGGGAGAGATATTGCGGGCTTGGAGGCTCATTCATCCTCGCAGCGAGGAGACGAAGTGA
- a CDS encoding dehydrogenase, with amino-acid sequence MKEVRWGILGPGSIARTFAEAVKRVPGCSLSAVGSRSFERAADFASKHDVERPHGSYLELVNDPDVDAVYVATPHAFHCEHAILALRAGKAVLCEKPLALNARQAEAMARASREEGLFLMEAMWTRFLPAVKWVGERVRAGDWGEVKFVYADFGFRSSFDPASRLYDLRLGGGALLDVGVYPVSFATMLLGEPESVSSAAELGLSGVDESSSYLLAYANGAQALLSSSIIVATPQEARIVCERGWLRLKAPFFRSTSVEVHSGGEVEMHDFAIPGNGFEFQIEEAAARIRAGAVESSMMPHQESVAVLRTLDRIREPWGLKYPGDEASE; translated from the coding sequence GTGAAGGAGGTCCGCTGGGGCATTCTGGGGCCGGGTTCGATCGCGCGGACGTTTGCCGAAGCCGTGAAGCGAGTTCCTGGTTGCTCGCTCTCAGCGGTCGGATCGCGAAGCTTCGAACGAGCTGCAGACTTCGCCTCGAAGCATGACGTTGAGCGTCCCCACGGCAGCTATCTCGAATTGGTGAACGACCCGGACGTCGACGCGGTGTACGTTGCGACGCCTCACGCGTTTCATTGCGAACACGCGATTCTTGCGCTTCGGGCGGGGAAGGCGGTTCTTTGTGAGAAGCCGCTCGCCCTGAACGCAAGACAAGCGGAGGCGATGGCGCGGGCCTCGCGCGAAGAAGGGCTGTTTCTCATGGAAGCGATGTGGACGCGATTCTTGCCCGCCGTTAAGTGGGTTGGGGAACGGGTCCGGGCCGGCGACTGGGGCGAAGTGAAATTCGTTTACGCGGACTTTGGATTCCGATCCAGCTTCGATCCGGCGAGCCGTCTGTATGACCTCCGATTGGGTGGTGGTGCCCTGCTCGACGTAGGGGTCTATCCGGTTTCCTTCGCAACGATGCTTTTGGGCGAGCCTGAGAGCGTTTCGTCGGCCGCCGAACTTGGCCTGTCGGGCGTCGATGAATCTTCGAGCTACCTGCTCGCTTATGCCAATGGCGCGCAGGCGTTGCTTTCGAGCAGCATCATCGTCGCGACTCCCCAAGAGGCTCGGATCGTGTGCGAGCGGGGCTGGCTCCGCCTCAAGGCCCCGTTCTTTCGGTCGACGTCGGTCGAAGTTCACTCCGGAGGCGAGGTGGAGATGCACGACTTCGCGATACCTGGCAACGGGTTCGAGTTTCAGATTGAAGAGGCGGCGGCTCGTATCCGAGCAGGAGCGGTCGAGAGTTCGATGATGCCCCATCAGGAGTCTGTGGCCGTTCTCCGGACGCTCGATCGGATTCGAGAGCCCTGGGGTCTGAAGTATCCGGGCGATGAGGCGAGCGAATGA
- a CDS encoding oxidoreductase has translation MKYGSVAGVGKPVSRLVQGTVMLTAARREAGFELLDGVFERGCTCFDSAHVYGNGDCERVLGEWVRSRGIEDRVVILDKGAHPYEGRNRVTPHDIRSDCMESLGRLGLSFIDLYLLHRDDPAVPVSEIVDTLEDLANEGLIGAYGGSNWTVGRLREAAEYAAKAGRRGFAASSPQFGLAWPQKPVWEGCVTLGGPRNEPLLEAYRQMGIATFAWSSLGGGWFSGRFRRGDTGDYEDYFDKLCWECYAHEENFNRLERAEELARKSGCSPAQIALAWLMHQDLDCFALVGCRSVPEFAENAAALDAVLPAAQIRWLTEGGPEPTPES, from the coding sequence ATGAAATACGGCTCCGTCGCCGGAGTCGGCAAACCCGTTTCGCGCCTGGTTCAAGGCACGGTCATGCTCACGGCAGCTCGTCGGGAGGCCGGCTTCGAACTCCTCGACGGCGTGTTCGAGCGCGGATGCACCTGTTTCGACTCTGCGCACGTCTACGGGAACGGCGATTGCGAACGCGTTCTTGGGGAGTGGGTCCGCAGCCGGGGGATCGAAGACCGAGTCGTGATTCTCGACAAGGGCGCGCACCCCTACGAGGGCCGGAACCGGGTCACGCCCCACGACATTCGCTCCGACTGCATGGAATCCCTAGGAAGACTAGGACTATCGTTCATCGACCTATACTTGTTGCATCGGGACGACCCCGCCGTACCCGTCAGCGAGATCGTCGATACCCTAGAGGACCTAGCTAATGAAGGGCTGATCGGCGCTTATGGGGGCTCGAACTGGACGGTTGGCCGACTGCGCGAGGCGGCCGAGTACGCGGCAAAAGCAGGCCGCCGAGGGTTTGCGGCTTCGAGTCCTCAATTTGGACTCGCCTGGCCTCAGAAACCGGTCTGGGAGGGTTGCGTCACTCTGGGCGGGCCCAGAAACGAGCCCTTGCTCGAGGCGTACCGGCAGATGGGTATTGCTACGTTTGCGTGGTCGAGTCTCGGGGGAGGTTGGTTTTCAGGGAGATTTCGGCGCGGGGATACAGGCGACTACGAGGACTACTTTGACAAGCTTTGCTGGGAGTGTTATGCCCACGAGGAGAACTTCAATCGCCTCGAACGCGCCGAGGAACTGGCGAGGAAGTCGGGGTGTTCGCCCGCCCAGATCGCTCTTGCTTGGCTGATGCACCAGGACCTCGATTGTTTCGCGCTTGTGGGTTGCCGAAGCGTCCCGGAGTTCGCAGAGAATGCCGCCGCGCTCGACGCGGTCCTACCGGCAGCGCAGATCCGTTGGCTTACCGAAGGCGGGCCGGAGCCCACGCCTGAATCGTAG
- a CDS encoding amidophosphoribosyltransferase has translation MDVQSGDRPKEECGVVGVYTPEQQAARVTFFSLFALQHRGQESAGIAVSDGQTVRMHRDMGLVSQVFDERALANLQGILGIGHTRYSTTGSSVLRNAQPVYCQSLDGDIAVAHNGNLINTVELRAELEAEGETFETTSDSEILARLLVRHMGEGPEAAVANLMRRVEGAYSVAVLTPTQVLGFRDPHGIRPMVAGKVGSGFMLASESCAFGPVAGTVDHELAPGELVIIDEQGMRFVQAYPTVRRAMCLFEFIYFARPDTVMYGESLYGVRENMGRELAREHPAEADIVVPVPDSGIPAALGFAEASGLPFREGMMKSRYIHRTFIAPDQRLRDLGVRMKLTPLVEHIRGQRIVLVDDSIVRATTTKQIVKLLFEAGAKEVHVRITAPPIKWPCYYGIDMARREELAAAKMSVEEIRQHIGASSLGYLSVGGASRAVGTTQSELCTACFTGEYPIPVPQDLSKDALEVGKVGEMTTVASDPA, from the coding sequence GTGGACGTTCAAAGCGGGGACCGGCCGAAGGAGGAGTGCGGCGTCGTCGGGGTCTACACGCCCGAGCAGCAAGCGGCGAGGGTCACCTTCTTTTCACTCTTCGCTCTCCAACACCGGGGCCAAGAGTCCGCAGGCATCGCTGTGTCCGACGGGCAGACGGTCCGAATGCATCGGGACATGGGGCTTGTCAGCCAAGTCTTTGACGAACGCGCGCTCGCTAACCTTCAGGGAATCCTCGGAATTGGGCACACCCGGTACAGCACCACGGGTTCGAGCGTCTTGCGGAACGCCCAGCCGGTGTATTGCCAGAGCTTGGACGGCGACATTGCGGTTGCTCACAACGGCAACCTGATCAACACCGTCGAGCTTCGCGCCGAACTCGAAGCCGAAGGCGAGACCTTCGAAACCACGAGCGACAGCGAGATTCTCGCCCGACTCCTCGTCCGGCACATGGGCGAGGGGCCTGAGGCCGCAGTAGCGAATCTCATGCGAAGGGTCGAGGGCGCTTACAGCGTCGCCGTGCTTACTCCGACTCAGGTGTTGGGATTTCGGGACCCCCACGGGATTCGGCCGATGGTCGCCGGCAAGGTCGGCTCGGGGTTCATGCTCGCAAGCGAGAGCTGTGCGTTTGGGCCCGTAGCAGGCACGGTGGACCACGAGCTCGCTCCGGGCGAATTGGTCATCATCGACGAGCAGGGGATGAGGTTCGTTCAGGCTTACCCAACCGTCCGCAGAGCGATGTGCTTGTTCGAGTTCATCTATTTCGCAAGGCCCGACACGGTGATGTACGGGGAGAGCCTCTACGGGGTGAGAGAGAACATGGGGCGCGAGCTTGCGCGGGAGCACCCGGCCGAGGCAGACATTGTGGTTCCCGTGCCCGACAGCGGGATTCCCGCCGCGTTGGGTTTTGCGGAGGCATCGGGGCTGCCGTTCCGTGAGGGCATGATGAAGAGCCGGTACATCCACCGCACGTTCATCGCCCCCGACCAGAGGCTCCGCGACCTCGGGGTGCGGATGAAACTGACGCCGCTCGTCGAGCACATTCGCGGGCAGCGCATTGTGCTGGTGGACGACTCGATTGTTCGCGCGACGACCACCAAACAGATCGTCAAGCTGCTCTTTGAGGCGGGCGCGAAGGAGGTCCATGTGAGGATCACCGCCCCGCCGATCAAGTGGCCCTGCTACTACGGGATCGACATGGCAAGGCGCGAGGAGCTCGCCGCGGCGAAAATGAGCGTCGAGGAGATTCGGCAACACATCGGCGCCTCGAGCCTCGGCTATCTCTCGGTCGGGGGCGCCTCGCGCGCGGTCGGGACCACACAAAGCGAACTCTGTACCGCCTGCTTCACGGGTGAATACCCGATCCCCGTCCCCCAAGACCTCAGCAAAGATGCGCTCGAGGTCGGAAAGGTGGGTGAAATGACCACCGTCGCCTCCGACCCTGCGTGA